The following DNA comes from Prosthecobacter algae.
GTGAACGCTCGAAGCTCCTTGACCAACTGTCGAATCTCCGTGACGCGCGGTTTGCTGTCCGTGCCCAGATTGCAGAAAGGTTGACCAGTGAACTAGGCCCGACCATTCGGGTTTCGATCAGCCAGGATGGCGAGACAGAATCTTACCAGAAACTCATCGAGGAGAAGCTGCGCGGGCAGGGGGTACAGCAAGGAATCGTGGCGCAACGCCTGGCAACACGCATCCCCCCATCAACGTTGGCCGACATCATCCGCCGGTCCGATGAAACAACCTTGATGGTTGATGCAGAACTCAATAGCAACCAGGCCAAGCGAGTCATCTCGATCTTCGGAACCCTTGAGAACCTGGCTCTCCTGGAAACCGTTGATCTGGATGACGCGCCAACCATCGAGCTTAAGGATGGGGCTGGTTACAAGGATTCCGTCTGTCTGTCCACGGGTCAGAAATGCACAACTATCCTGCCCATCCTTCTCATGGAGAGCGTCAACCCGTTGCTGATCGACCAGCCCGAAGACAACCTGGACAACCGCTTCGTTTTTGAGACGATTGTGCGCAGCATACAGCGGGTCAAGAAGGTGCGGCAGCTCATCTTCGTCACGCACAATCCGAATATCCCTGTGCTGGGCGATGCTGACATGGTCATTGTGATGGAAAGCGACGGAGAGCATGGTCGCAGCACCGTGTCGGGTACGGTTGATCACTGCGAAAAACCCATCGTCAACCTGCTTGAAGGTGGTGCAGATGCTTTCCGTCAGCGTGGCAATCGCTATAAACTGACTCCATGAACATGCGCGAATTCAACCAGTTACTTGAGATCCTGAGGGAAGACTTCAATGCGATGCCTTGGCCAGAGCGTCGAGAACTCGCGCAGGGCTGCATTGACTCGATCAAGCAGTCTCCTCAAAGTGCTCATGTCCACATGCTGGACTTGATAGACCTGCTGCTGGACGATCCTCGAATGGAGGTTCGCAAGGCCATCGCGGACATGGTGCATTTGTTGCCAGAACATCATTTCCACAAAGCGACGGCAAAACTGGGCATGGACCATAATGCCTTTGTTCGCAGTGCCGCCGAGCGCGCGCTGGAGCGAAAAAAGCGCACAGAAGCCGGCCCTTCAAAGCGCCGGAAGACGAGCAAGAGTGATGCGGATCTATCCAACCTTGAAACCCTGCTTGGCAGCAAAGGGGCGGCCATGGTGCATCAGCATGCACAAAATCTGTTTGAGGTGATGGTCGGAACCTCGGTACATGAGATCCGCACTTTCATCACCAGTATGAAGGGCAATGTGGAACTCTTGCTGAAGGACTGCGAAAATGGGCATGGCGTTAACGGGGCACAGAGACTTGGCCCTAAGCTGAGGCAGTCTTTCCAGTTCGTTGAACGGCTCATCGATGACATGAAGGCATTCACCCAAGTCACTCCTGGAGATCGGCGGAGCGAACGTATTGCCGATGTCGTTGGTGAAGCTGTTGGGTTGGCGGTTGATCACTTCAAAGCCTGCGATTTCGATGTGTCCATGATTAAGCTGCGTGTGGATGTGCCCAACAGCCTGTCTGCACCCATGTCTCGCATGGCGATGGTGCTGGCGCTGCGCAATCTGATCAAAAACGCATTTGAGGCGCACATGACCAACCCTGGAACATTCGCTGAAGGGCATGTGGGAGTGAGTGCGGCAATTCGTGACGAGCAGCTTTCCATCTCGATCAGTGACGGAGGATCTGGCCTGGGTGCCGACGAGTTAAATCAACTGCGGCAGATGGTGCCTGGTCGAACTTCAAAGCGCTACTACGGCACAGGTTATGGCCTGCCCATGGCTCACCGGAACATCAACAACCACGGCGGCAGCTTGAAAATTGAAAGTCAGGAGGCAGTCGGCACCACCATCACCATCACGCTTCCTCTGGACCATTCAGAACCATGAAACCCCATGCCCTAGTCATCGACGACGACCCTGAAATTCGCGAACACCTTAAAGAGAGGCTTGAGTCTTTCGGGCATGAATGCATTGCCGTTGGCTCACAGTCAGAAGCCGAGGAGATGTTCAAACAGCACACGTTTGCCTATGTGCTGCTCGATCTTGAAATCCCCATTCGCTATGGGCGTGTGTCAGCCAAAAGCATGGGGGAGAACACCCTTCGCAATCTCCGCAAAGACCCACGCAATGGCAACGCGCCAGTTCTGGTCATCACGGCCCATGGAAAGGATTCACCCGCCCTTGCAGTGAAGCTGATGAAACTCGGTGCCGTGGATTTCCTCAACAAGCCCTTCGATGAGCGGCTGGAGGAATCCATCAATGAGGCACTGCAAAAGCATGCCGCCAGGAGACAGGACAAGGAAACGTCAAGCGACAGCATGCAGCCATTCAAAGGCGGTGAGCTAACCTTTACCGAAGAGGCGGCTGAATTGTTGGATGCTAGGATCGTGCGATCCAATGCCACGGGTTACCTCATCCTGAAGACTCTCGCAGCCAATGCACCACATGGCGCCAGGGTCGCCATGAGCGGGAAGGGGCTTGCCAATCTCCTGAATCTCGAGCGCGGAGATGATGCCGTGAATGATGCTATCAAAAGTCTGCGCAAGGGCTTTCGCAAGGCCATGGCACAGAA
Coding sequences within:
- a CDS encoding HAMP domain-containing sensor histidine kinase gives rise to the protein MNMREFNQLLEILREDFNAMPWPERRELAQGCIDSIKQSPQSAHVHMLDLIDLLLDDPRMEVRKAIADMVHLLPEHHFHKATAKLGMDHNAFVRSAAERALERKKRTEAGPSKRRKTSKSDADLSNLETLLGSKGAAMVHQHAQNLFEVMVGTSVHEIRTFITSMKGNVELLLKDCENGHGVNGAQRLGPKLRQSFQFVERLIDDMKAFTQVTPGDRRSERIADVVGEAVGLAVDHFKACDFDVSMIKLRVDVPNSLSAPMSRMAMVLALRNLIKNAFEAHMTNPGTFAEGHVGVSAAIRDEQLSISISDGGSGLGADELNQLRQMVPGRTSKRYYGTGYGLPMAHRNINNHGGSLKIESQEAVGTTITITLPLDHSEP
- a CDS encoding response regulator is translated as MKPHALVIDDDPEIREHLKERLESFGHECIAVGSQSEAEEMFKQHTFAYVLLDLEIPIRYGRVSAKSMGENTLRNLRKDPRNGNAPVLVITAHGKDSPALAVKLMKLGAVDFLNKPFDERLEESINEALQKHAARRQDKETSSDSMQPFKGGELTFTEEAAELLDARIVRSNATGYLILKTLAANAPHGARVAMSGKGLANLLNLERGDDAVNDAIKSLRKGFRKAMAQKNLRVETDSLICNSDKGYSLSPGITWKEGVTVSPVKEERRPPLAERQAWFRDQVLSGKKMTRRHYEHHFAMSEPSAKRDVAGIPGIRFNGGGMSGYYVPKSTR